A part of Agromyces protaetiae genomic DNA contains:
- a CDS encoding ROK family transcriptional regulator — protein MAERPGTFDGVHRRNLSKLLRIVHREGPLSRARLTEQTGLNRSTVAALAAELVELGLVEERAPDPTNRVGRPSPVIAVHPTVVAIAVNPEIDAVTIAAVGLDRRVVVRDRVEVDRLVTPEETAGLVAETIMRWRRGPLRGARVVSIGLAVPGLVRASDGLVRLAPHLGWREAPVRVLVEEATGILTIVGNDASHGATAEHLFGAGMGVEDLVYLNGGASGIGGGVIVHGLLLGGAGGYAGEFGQNRPGIAAAADRRAAGGVLEDEVSRSRLLDALHLKHADEPTLARAIEESDASAVHDEVARQRRILATALANAVNVLNPSVVILGGFLATIAERDRDGLAAAVEAQSMPAAFELVELRTAALGEDRLMIGAAEAAFADLLDDPGRAVAG, from the coding sequence GTGGCAGAACGGCCGGGCACGTTCGACGGGGTGCACCGTCGAAATCTCTCGAAACTCCTTCGAATCGTCCATCGAGAGGGGCCCCTCTCGCGCGCCCGCCTGACGGAGCAGACGGGGCTCAATCGCTCGACGGTCGCGGCGCTCGCCGCAGAGCTCGTCGAGCTCGGCCTCGTCGAAGAGCGCGCACCCGACCCGACCAATCGCGTCGGTCGCCCCTCGCCCGTCATCGCCGTGCACCCCACGGTCGTGGCGATCGCCGTCAACCCCGAGATCGACGCCGTCACGATCGCCGCGGTCGGCCTCGACCGCCGAGTCGTCGTGCGCGACCGCGTCGAGGTCGACCGGCTCGTCACGCCCGAAGAGACGGCCGGCCTCGTCGCCGAGACGATCATGCGGTGGCGTCGGGGGCCGCTCCGCGGCGCGCGGGTCGTGTCGATCGGCCTCGCCGTGCCGGGTCTCGTGCGCGCCTCGGACGGGCTCGTGCGTCTCGCCCCGCACCTCGGGTGGCGCGAAGCGCCGGTCAGGGTGCTCGTCGAGGAGGCCACGGGAATCCTCACGATCGTGGGCAACGACGCGAGCCACGGTGCGACGGCCGAGCACCTCTTCGGCGCCGGCATGGGCGTCGAGGACCTCGTCTACCTGAACGGCGGTGCGAGCGGCATCGGCGGCGGCGTCATCGTGCACGGTCTGCTCCTCGGCGGCGCGGGCGGCTACGCGGGCGAGTTCGGCCAGAACCGGCCCGGCATCGCCGCGGCCGCCGACCGGCGCGCGGCGGGTGGCGTGCTCGAAGACGAGGTGAGCCGGTCGCGGCTCCTCGACGCGCTGCATCTCAAGCACGCCGACGAGCCCACGCTCGCGCGCGCGATCGAGGAGTCGGATGCCTCGGCGGTGCACGACGAGGTCGCCCGGCAGCGGCGCATCCTCGCGACGGCGCTCGCGAACGCCGTCAACGTGCTGAATCCCTCGGTCGTGATCCTCGGCGGGTTCCTCGCGACGATCGCCGAGCGCGACCGCGACGGGCTCGCGGCGGCGGTCGAGGCGCAGTCGATGCCTGCGGCGTTCGAGCTCGTCGAGCTCCGCACGGCCGCGCTCGGCGAGGACCGGCTGATGATCGGCGCTGCCGAGGCGGCGTTCGCAGATCTGCTCGACGACCCGGGTCGCGCCGTCGCCGGGTAG
- a CDS encoding ABC transporter substrate-binding protein: MNRRSTTRLVTFAAAAGLALASLTACSAGGDDNAADGEVTLTWWHNATSGPMPAVWEEVASEFEAAHPGVKVEQTGYQNEDLQRTLIPNALASGDAPDLFQVWPGGELRDQVANGYLKPLDDSIADTIASVGATVNPWQVDGKTYGIPFTFGIEGFWYNKDQFKEAGISAPPTTLDELIADNAKLREAGFTPIAVGAGDKWPAAHWWYQFALHSCSPETLQTAEKDFDFSDPCFVEAGQQLKDFIGTNPFQEGFLGTPAQQGAGSSAGLVANGQAAMELMGHWNAGVIGGLTPDQQVPAFLGWFPFPGIEGSAGDPTAALGGGDGFGCSADAPKECDELLAYIMSDEVQAKFAASGSGIPTVPSAVDSLEDPNLKAVAEGLANASFVQLWLDTAYGTTVGNAMNEGIVNLFAGTGTPEDIVKKMTDAAATL, encoded by the coding sequence ATGAACAGACGCAGCACTACCCGGCTCGTCACGTTCGCCGCAGCAGCAGGCCTTGCCCTCGCCTCCCTCACCGCGTGTAGCGCAGGTGGCGACGACAACGCGGCAGACGGCGAAGTCACCCTCACCTGGTGGCACAACGCCACCTCCGGCCCCATGCCGGCCGTCTGGGAGGAAGTCGCCTCCGAGTTCGAGGCGGCACACCCCGGCGTGAAGGTCGAGCAGACGGGCTACCAGAACGAAGACCTTCAGCGCACGCTCATCCCGAACGCGCTCGCTTCGGGCGACGCGCCCGACCTCTTCCAGGTCTGGCCGGGCGGCGAGCTCCGCGACCAGGTCGCCAACGGCTACCTCAAGCCCCTCGACGACTCGATCGCCGACACGATCGCAAGCGTCGGCGCGACGGTCAACCCGTGGCAGGTCGACGGCAAGACGTACGGCATCCCCTTCACCTTCGGCATCGAGGGCTTCTGGTACAACAAGGACCAGTTCAAGGAAGCCGGCATCTCGGCCCCGCCCACGACGCTCGACGAGCTCATCGCCGACAACGCCAAGCTCCGCGAGGCGGGCTTCACGCCCATCGCCGTCGGCGCCGGCGACAAGTGGCCGGCCGCGCACTGGTGGTACCAGTTCGCGCTGCACAGCTGCTCGCCCGAGACGCTGCAGACCGCTGAGAAGGACTTCGACTTCAGCGACCCGTGCTTCGTCGAGGCCGGCCAGCAGCTGAAGGACTTCATCGGCACGAACCCCTTCCAGGAGGGCTTCCTCGGCACCCCGGCCCAGCAGGGCGCCGGCTCGTCGGCCGGTCTCGTCGCGAACGGCCAGGCCGCGATGGAGCTCATGGGCCACTGGAACGCCGGTGTCATCGGCGGCCTCACGCCCGACCAGCAGGTTCCCGCCTTCCTCGGCTGGTTCCCGTTCCCCGGCATCGAGGGCTCGGCCGGCGACCCGACCGCCGCACTCGGCGGCGGTGACGGCTTCGGCTGCTCGGCCGACGCTCCCAAGGAGTGCGACGAGCTGCTCGCCTACATCATGAGCGACGAGGTCCAGGCGAAGTTCGCCGCGAGCGGCTCGGGCATCCCGACCGTTCCGTCGGCGGTCGACTCGCTCGAGGACCCGAACCTGAAGGCCGTCGCCGAGGGTCTCGCGAACGCCTCGTTCGTCCAGCTCTGGCTCGACACCGCCTACGGCACGACCGTCGGCAACGCGATGAACGAAGGCATCGTCAACCTGTTCGCAGGCACCGGCACGCCCGAGGACATCGTCAAGAAGATGACGGACGCGGCGGCCACCCTGTGA
- a CDS encoding sugar ABC transporter permease: MILPVILAAVYSFYNLPAAFKWENLADPERFVGFDNYIRAFQTPEFIKAIGNNFIILVLSLVIQGPIAIGVALLLNRPMRGRAVIRLLIFVPYVLAEVIAGLSWKLLLQPTGGVNALLEAIGLGALKQNWLADPNIALWTLFAILTWKYVGFAIILMLAGLQGVPEELAEAAQIDGATWWQTQRYITIPLLAPTIRIWAFLSMIGALQLFDMVWVTVAPTVRQMSTETMATYMVQQGQFAGQPGYGSAIAVILFFISLVVALLYQRFALRRDLQGAITRGVR, translated from the coding sequence GTGATCCTTCCCGTGATCCTCGCCGCGGTCTATTCGTTCTACAACCTGCCCGCTGCCTTCAAGTGGGAGAACCTCGCCGACCCCGAGCGCTTCGTCGGCTTCGACAACTACATCCGCGCCTTCCAGACTCCCGAGTTCATCAAGGCGATCGGCAACAACTTCATCATCCTGGTGCTCTCGCTCGTCATCCAGGGCCCCATCGCCATCGGCGTCGCGCTGCTGCTGAACCGCCCCATGCGCGGTCGCGCCGTGATCCGTCTCCTGATCTTCGTTCCCTACGTGCTCGCCGAAGTCATCGCGGGTCTCTCGTGGAAGCTGCTCCTCCAGCCCACCGGCGGCGTCAACGCCCTCCTCGAGGCGATCGGCCTCGGAGCGCTCAAGCAGAACTGGCTCGCCGACCCGAACATCGCCCTCTGGACGCTCTTCGCGATCCTCACCTGGAAGTACGTCGGCTTCGCGATCATCCTCATGCTCGCAGGCCTGCAGGGCGTGCCCGAAGAGCTCGCCGAAGCGGCGCAGATCGACGGCGCGACGTGGTGGCAGACGCAGCGGTACATCACGATCCCGCTGCTCGCACCCACCATCCGCATCTGGGCGTTCCTGTCGATGATCGGCGCCCTCCAGCTGTTCGACATGGTGTGGGTCACGGTCGCGCCGACCGTCCGCCAGATGTCGACCGAGACGATGGCGACCTACATGGTCCAGCAGGGCCAGTTCGCCGGCCAGCCGGGCTACGGCTCCGCCATCGCCGTCATCCTGTTCTTCATCTCCCTCGTCGTCGCGCTCCTGTACCAGCGGTTCGCGCTCCGTCGTGACCTCCAGGGCGCCATCACGAGAGGGGTGCGTTGA
- a CDS encoding carbohydrate ABC transporter permease: protein MTATSYVTTGKAGNLGDPAGRRRFDWGQPFVYLIALVVAALAIGPVLYVIIGGFRTTADINANPGGFPAPWVFDNYAQVLTTPRFWGNVLASIILAAGTTLGVVILGIMAAYPIARYSFKGREAMYTIFTAGLMFPLTVAALPLTLLLRTLNLHGTYLGVIIPSIAFALPTTIIILVPFLRAIPDELEEAASIDGTTRIGFFWRILLPLSMPGLVTVGVLAFVGSWNGYLLPLLVISTGTLPQDFWPLPLGVTQFSTQYSQNTGAVLAYTSLAMIPALVFFLAAEKRIVGGLQGAVKG from the coding sequence ATGACCGCCACGTCTTACGTCACCACCGGCAAGGCCGGCAACCTCGGCGACCCCGCCGGGCGGCGCCGCTTCGACTGGGGCCAGCCGTTCGTCTACCTCATCGCGCTCGTCGTCGCGGCGCTCGCGATCGGCCCCGTGCTGTACGTCATCATCGGCGGGTTCCGTACGACGGCCGACATCAACGCGAACCCGGGCGGGTTCCCGGCGCCGTGGGTGTTCGACAACTACGCGCAGGTGCTCACGACGCCCCGGTTCTGGGGCAACGTGCTCGCGAGCATCATCCTCGCCGCCGGAACGACGCTCGGCGTCGTCATCCTCGGCATCATGGCCGCGTACCCGATCGCGCGCTACAGCTTCAAGGGCCGCGAGGCGATGTACACGATCTTCACTGCGGGACTCATGTTCCCCCTGACGGTCGCGGCGCTCCCGCTCACGCTGCTGCTTCGCACGCTCAACCTGCACGGCACCTACCTCGGGGTGATCATCCCGTCCATCGCGTTCGCGCTGCCGACGACGATCATCATCCTCGTGCCGTTCCTGCGGGCGATCCCCGACGAGCTCGAAGAGGCCGCGTCGATCGACGGCACCACCCGCATCGGGTTCTTCTGGCGCATCCTGCTCCCGCTCTCCATGCCGGGTCTCGTGACCGTCGGCGTCCTCGCGTTCGTCGGCAGCTGGAACGGGTACCTCCTTCCCCTCCTCGTGATCTCGACGGGAACGCTGCCGCAGGACTTCTGGCCGCTGCCCCTCGGCGTCACGCAGTTCTCCACCCAGTACTCGCAGAACACGGGCGCCGTCCTCGCCTACACCTCGCTGGCGATGATCCCCGCGCTCGTGTTCTTCCTCGCCGCTGAGAAGCGGATCGTCGGCGGCCTCCAGGGCGCCGTGAAGGGATGA
- a CDS encoding LacI family DNA-binding transcriptional regulator, with the protein METDVTGDRVTLQSVAEEAGVSLSTISKVLNGRTDVAAATRARVEQLLADRGYVRRGGPRSEARPGLIEIVFHELDRIWSMELIDGVERVAKEHGLSVVLTVSGSRHTPDDEWIEGVMRRRPVGVVLVFSEIAPEHREQLRSRAIPFVIVDPAGDPSPDVPSVGSANWSGGLAATRHLIELGHRRIAAITGPEDMMCSLARVDGYRSAMNSAGASIDPEWIRFGDFHVSGGRKHARELLARPADERPTAIFAGSDMQALGVLEAAREAGIRVPEELSIVGYDDIPLAQWLTPRLTTVHQPLRRMGEEAARLAIRLSEEDPAEPSRPTARMDLATSLVVRDSTAAPAAS; encoded by the coding sequence ATGGAAACGGATGTCACCGGCGACAGAGTCACCCTGCAGAGCGTCGCCGAAGAGGCGGGAGTCTCGCTCTCGACGATCTCGAAGGTCCTCAACGGACGAACGGACGTCGCCGCTGCGACCCGCGCCCGCGTCGAGCAGCTCCTCGCCGACCGCGGCTACGTCCGCCGCGGCGGACCCCGTTCCGAAGCACGCCCCGGCCTCATCGAGATCGTCTTCCACGAACTCGACCGCATCTGGTCGATGGAGCTCATCGACGGCGTCGAACGCGTCGCCAAAGAGCACGGGCTCTCGGTCGTCCTCACCGTGAGCGGCAGCCGCCACACCCCCGACGACGAGTGGATCGAAGGCGTCATGCGCCGCCGCCCCGTCGGCGTCGTGCTCGTCTTCAGCGAGATCGCACCCGAGCACCGCGAGCAACTGCGCTCCCGAGCCATCCCGTTCGTCATCGTCGATCCCGCCGGCGACCCGTCGCCCGACGTGCCCTCCGTCGGCTCCGCCAACTGGTCGGGCGGCCTCGCCGCGACCCGTCACCTCATCGAACTCGGCCACCGCCGCATCGCCGCGATCACCGGCCCCGAAGACATGATGTGCTCGCTCGCCCGCGTCGACGGTTACCGCTCGGCCATGAACTCCGCCGGGGCGTCCATCGACCCCGAGTGGATCCGCTTCGGCGACTTCCACGTCTCGGGCGGCCGCAAGCACGCCCGCGAACTCCTCGCACGCCCCGCCGACGAGCGCCCCACGGCGATCTTCGCAGGCAGCGACATGCAGGCCCTCGGCGTCCTCGAAGCCGCCCGCGAGGCTGGGATCCGCGTGCCCGAAGAGCTCTCGATCGTCGGCTACGACGACATCCCGCTCGCGCAGTGGCTGACGCCCCGACTCACGACCGTGCACCAGCCGCTCCGTCGCATGGGCGAAGAGGCCGCGCGCCTCGCCATCCGGCTCTCCGAAGAGGACCCCGCCGAGCCCTCGCGCCCCACCGCGCGCATGGACCTCGCCACGAGCCTCGTCGTCAGAGACAGCACGGCGGCGCCCGCGGCCTCCTGA
- the xylA gene encoding xylose isomerase, translated as MPTPTRDDKFSFGLWTVGYNGTDPFGGPTRKPLDVVHVVEKLAEIGAYGLTFHDDDLFAFGSTDAERQTQIDRLKGALADTGLIVPMATTNLFSAPVFKDGGLTSNDRQVRRFALRKLIRNLDLAAELGAKTYVAWGGREGAEYDSAKDIRVALDRYKESFDFLGQYVLDQGYDIRFAIEPKPNEPRGDILLPTVGHALAFINELEHPELVGLNPEVGHEQMAGLNFSAGIAQALWHGKLFHIDLNGQRGIKYDQDLVFGHGDLHNAFALVDLLENGGLNGGPAYDGPRHFDYKPSRTEDENGVWDSAKANIQTYLLLKERAAAFRADPEVQAALEASKVTELAQPTLNPGETVEALKADRSAFEDFDADAYLGGKGFGFVKLQQLATEHLLGARG; from the coding sequence ATGCCCACCCCCACCCGCGACGACAAGTTCTCCTTCGGTCTGTGGACCGTGGGCTACAACGGCACCGATCCGTTCGGCGGCCCTACGCGCAAGCCGCTCGATGTCGTCCACGTCGTCGAGAAGCTCGCCGAGATCGGCGCCTACGGCCTCACCTTCCACGACGACGACCTCTTCGCGTTCGGCTCGACCGACGCCGAGCGTCAGACCCAGATCGACCGCCTCAAGGGCGCCCTCGCCGACACGGGCCTCATCGTCCCGATGGCGACCACCAACCTCTTCTCGGCCCCCGTCTTCAAGGACGGCGGCCTCACGTCGAACGACCGCCAGGTGCGTCGCTTCGCCCTCCGCAAGCTCATCCGCAACCTCGACCTCGCCGCCGAACTCGGCGCGAAGACGTACGTCGCGTGGGGCGGCCGCGAAGGCGCCGAATACGACTCGGCGAAGGACATCCGCGTCGCGCTCGACCGCTACAAGGAGTCGTTCGACTTCCTCGGCCAGTACGTGCTCGACCAGGGCTACGACATCCGCTTCGCGATCGAGCCCAAGCCCAACGAGCCGCGCGGCGACATCCTGCTCCCGACGGTCGGCCACGCGCTCGCCTTCATCAACGAGCTCGAGCACCCCGAGCTCGTCGGCCTCAACCCCGAGGTCGGCCACGAGCAGATGGCAGGCCTGAACTTCTCGGCCGGCATCGCGCAGGCGCTCTGGCACGGCAAGCTCTTCCACATCGACCTCAACGGCCAGCGCGGCATCAAGTACGACCAGGACCTCGTGTTCGGCCACGGCGACCTGCACAACGCGTTCGCCCTCGTCGACCTCCTCGAGAACGGCGGCCTGAACGGCGGCCCCGCCTACGACGGCCCGCGTCACTTCGACTACAAGCCGAGCCGCACCGAAGACGAGAACGGCGTCTGGGACTCGGCCAAGGCCAACATCCAGACCTACCTCCTCCTCAAGGAGCGCGCCGCGGCCTTCCGCGCCGACCCCGAGGTGCAGGCGGCGCTCGAGGCGTCCAAGGTCACCGAGCTCGCCCAGCCCACGCTCAACCCGGGCGAGACGGTCGAGGCCCTCAAGGCCGACCGCTCGGCGTTCGAGGACTTCGACGCCGACGCCTACCTCGGCGGCAAGGGCTTCGGCTTCGTGAAGCTGCAGCAGCTCGCCACCGAACACCTGCTCGGCGCGCGCGGCTGA
- the xylB gene encoding xylulokinase: MALVAGVDSSTQSCKVVIRDAETGALVRSGRASHPAGTEVDPAAWWGALLTAIADAGGLDGVEAISVAGQQHGMVALDAEGRVIRDALLWNDTRSAGAARDLIDEVGADAYAERTGVVPVASFTATKLRWLRDAEPENAARVAAVALPHDWLTWRLLGYGPEGESPLGPVLEALTTDRSDASGTAYWGQGGYDRDLLERALGHDAILPRVLGPAESAGTTPDGILVGAGAGDNAGAALGLDARPGDVVVSIGTSGTVFAVTETPAKDASGTVAGFADASGAWLPLIATLNAARVLDSTAGLLGVDHDELGTLALQSEPGASGLVLVPYFEGERTPNLPDATASLSGLTLASTTRPNLARAAIEGLLCGLADGLAAVRGQGVEAQRVLLIGGAAQNPAVRAIAAQVFDVPVSIPAPGEYVADGAARQAAWALTGERPGWPVEFAEELAADTRPVIREQYAVRAAEAARAAARA, from the coding sequence ATGGCCCTCGTCGCCGGAGTCGACTCGTCCACCCAGTCGTGCAAGGTCGTCATCCGCGACGCCGAGACGGGCGCCCTCGTGCGCTCGGGCCGCGCGTCGCACCCGGCGGGCACCGAGGTCGACCCCGCCGCGTGGTGGGGCGCGCTCCTCACGGCGATCGCCGACGCGGGCGGCCTCGACGGCGTCGAGGCGATCTCGGTCGCGGGCCAGCAGCACGGCATGGTCGCCCTCGACGCAGAGGGCCGGGTCATCCGCGACGCCCTCCTCTGGAACGACACCCGCTCGGCCGGCGCGGCGCGCGACCTCATCGACGAGGTCGGCGCAGACGCCTACGCTGAGCGCACGGGCGTCGTGCCCGTGGCCTCGTTCACGGCGACGAAGCTCCGGTGGCTGCGCGACGCCGAGCCCGAGAACGCCGCGCGCGTCGCGGCCGTCGCCCTCCCCCACGACTGGCTGACCTGGCGCCTGCTCGGCTACGGCCCCGAGGGCGAGTCGCCCCTCGGCCCCGTGCTCGAGGCCCTCACGACCGACCGTTCCGACGCGAGCGGCACGGCGTACTGGGGTCAGGGCGGCTACGACCGCGACCTGCTCGAGCGCGCGCTCGGCCACGACGCGATCCTCCCGCGCGTGCTCGGCCCGGCCGAGTCGGCCGGCACGACGCCCGACGGCATCCTCGTCGGCGCGGGCGCGGGCGACAACGCGGGAGCCGCCCTCGGCCTCGACGCGCGCCCCGGCGACGTCGTCGTCTCGATCGGCACGAGCGGCACGGTCTTCGCCGTGACCGAGACGCCCGCGAAGGACGCGAGCGGCACGGTCGCAGGCTTCGCGGATGCCTCGGGCGCCTGGCTCCCCCTCATCGCGACCTTGAACGCGGCCCGCGTGCTCGACTCGACGGCAGGACTCCTCGGCGTCGACCACGACGAGCTCGGCACCCTTGCGCTGCAGAGCGAGCCCGGGGCATCCGGTCTCGTGCTCGTGCCCTACTTCGAGGGCGAGCGCACCCCGAACCTGCCCGACGCGACGGCGTCGCTGTCGGGCCTCACGCTCGCGTCAACGACGCGCCCGAACCTCGCGCGCGCCGCGATCGAGGGCCTGCTGTGCGGCCTCGCCGACGGCCTCGCCGCGGTCCGCGGCCAGGGCGTCGAGGCGCAGCGCGTGCTCCTCATCGGCGGCGCCGCGCAGAACCCGGCCGTGCGCGCGATCGCCGCGCAGGTGTTCGACGTGCCCGTGTCGATCCCGGCGCCGGGCGAGTACGTCGCCGACGGCGCCGCACGCCAGGCCGCGTGGGCCCTCACGGGCGAGCGCCCGGGCTGGCCCGTCGAGTTCGCCGAAGAGCTCGCGGCCGACACCCGCCCCGTGATCCGCGAGCAGTACGCCGTGCGCGCCGCCGAAGCAGCCCGGGCGGCCGCTCGGGCCTGA